A region of Aquarana catesbeiana isolate 2022-GZ linkage group LG08, ASM4218655v1, whole genome shotgun sequence DNA encodes the following proteins:
- the LOC141106782 gene encoding uncharacterized protein, whose protein sequence is MRGISHTVKKPYSYSCFECGENFFHKGEFLKHYRSHTGEKLYSCPECGKRFTEKATFSRHQRLHMGEKLYSCSECGKRFTQKSLLVRHQRTHTGEKPYVCSECGKCFTQKRLLVRHQITHTGEKPYSCPECGKCFTQKSSLNEHQIRHTGTKQFICNECDKCYVRKSELVDHQRSHTGEKPYSCLECGKCFSRETYLNKHRKTHTTVKIN, encoded by the exons ATGCGGGGAAT ATCCCACACGGTGAAGAAGCCGTATTCGTATTCTTGTTTTGAGTGTGGAGAAAACTTTTTTCACAAAGGAGAATTCCTGAAGCATtacagatctcacacaggtgagaagctgtattcctgtcctgagtgcgggaaacgttttacAGAAAAGGCCACTTTTTCTAGACATCAAAGGTTGCACATGGGAGAGAAGCTTTACTCCTGCTCCGAGTGCGGGAAACGCTTTACGCAGAAAAGCCTCCTTGTCCGTCAtcaaagaactcacacaggagagaagccgtatgtctgctctgagtgcgggaaatgtttcacacaGAAGCGCCTCCTCGTCCGTCATCAAAtaactcacacgggggagaagccgtattcctgccccgaGTGCGGCAAATGTTTTACGCAAAAGTCCAGTCTTAATGAACATCAGATACGCCACACGGGGACAAAGCAGTTTATCTGCAACGAATGTGACAAATGTTACGTACGGAAATCAGAACTGGTCGACcatcaaaggtctcacacgggggagaagccgtattcctgccttgAGTGCGGCAAGTGTTTTTCAAGGGAGACTTATCTTAACAAACATCGGAAAACCCACACAACCGTTAAGATTAATTAG